One Campylobacter concisus DNA window includes the following coding sequences:
- a CDS encoding TRAP transporter small permease, whose protein sequence is MKNFINALDILIVSLNKTIAVLGLASGTLLAFANVVARYFFDKSWSWASELSNYLFIWSAFFAAAYGFNKGIHVSVTILVEKFPPALAKACLLFSHILTTVFLIFIAVYSVDYLKILHEIEQMIIDLGIPQWVPMLVLPIAFVTASYRSAEKAIKVALTPAAKVVSNEAHELAHGSVVKD, encoded by the coding sequence ATGAAAAATTTCATTAACGCTCTTGATATATTGATAGTCTCGCTCAATAAGACTATCGCCGTTTTAGGGCTAGCTAGTGGAACGCTACTAGCCTTTGCCAACGTCGTGGCTAGATACTTTTTTGACAAAAGCTGGTCATGGGCGAGCGAGCTATCAAACTACTTATTTATTTGGTCGGCGTTTTTTGCCGCAGCGTATGGCTTTAACAAGGGCATCCACGTGAGCGTAACTATCTTGGTGGAGAAATTTCCACCAGCGCTTGCAAAGGCGTGCCTGCTCTTTTCGCACATTTTAACAACTGTCTTTTTGATATTTATCGCGGTTTATTCGGTTGATTATCTTAAAATTTTGCACGAGATCGAGCAGATGATAATAGACCTTGGCATACCTCAATGGGTCCCTATGCTAGTGCTTCCAATAGCCTTTGTCACAGCTAGCTACCGCTCGGCTGAAAAGGCTATCAAAGTAGCTCTAACTCCAGCAGCAAAGGTCGTAAGCAACGAAGCGCACGAGCTAGCTCATGGTAGCGTAGTCAAAGACTAA
- a CDS encoding GGDEF domain-containing protein: MPKISLYISQKIIVFSLLAVHTFYLVMFYLMGEEILAVANILSVSIYLFALKILFDSEENNKIVMLILQVEILLHASLCVFILGLGWGFEILFLTSTISLFFLSVSFKMLSRIISLLDIAAFLFFYLVIDLPAKDDPLYKEIFFVFNLTASCVFAVLTSFLLESSNLFIFLGILEEKESAKAVFNHDPLTGLLNRASMQQIFRQKNLFDGNDFAIVMCDIDNFKKINDTYGHGAGDEVLKSLSKIFKNAFRNEDRVARFGGEEFLAVIFDVKKAKAVSILERIRETLNQNVVEFENHRIIATMTFGVVAHSGNTEVNIERMIKQADELLYVGKRNGKNIVMSADYDPKG; this comes from the coding sequence ATGCCTAAAATTTCACTTTATATCTCACAAAAGATCATCGTCTTTTCGCTTCTAGCTGTACATACTTTTTACCTAGTTATGTTCTACCTCATGGGCGAAGAAATTTTGGCTGTGGCAAACATCCTTTCTGTTAGCATATATCTTTTTGCACTAAAGATACTCTTTGATAGCGAAGAGAACAACAAGATCGTGATGCTCATCTTGCAAGTAGAAATTTTACTCCACGCCTCACTTTGCGTCTTTATCCTTGGTCTAGGCTGGGGCTTTGAAATTTTATTTTTAACATCAACTATTAGCCTCTTTTTCTTATCAGTTAGCTTTAAAATGTTAAGCAGAATTATCTCTTTACTAGATATCGCGGCATTTTTATTTTTTTATCTAGTGATAGATCTACCAGCAAAGGACGATCCTTTATACAAAGAGATATTTTTTGTATTTAACCTAACTGCATCTTGTGTGTTTGCTGTCTTAACATCATTTTTGCTAGAGAGCTCAAATTTATTTATATTCTTAGGCATCTTAGAAGAGAAAGAGTCCGCTAAAGCTGTCTTTAACCACGACCCACTAACTGGACTTTTAAACCGAGCTTCGATGCAACAAATTTTTAGACAAAAGAATTTATTTGACGGCAATGACTTTGCTATCGTGATGTGCGACATCGATAACTTTAAAAAGATAAACGACACCTACGGACACGGCGCAGGCGATGAAGTGCTAAAGAGCCTTTCTAAAATTTTCAAAAACGCTTTCAGAAATGAAGATAGGGTTGCGAGATTTGGCGGCGAAGAGTTTTTGGCTGTTATCTTTGACGTTAAAAAGGCAAAAGCGGTTAGCATCTTAGAGCGTATCAGAGAGACGCTTAATCAAAATGTCGTTGAATTTGAAAACCATAGAATCATAGCTACTATGACCTTTGGTGTCGTGGCTCACAGCGGCAACACTGAGGTAAATATCGAGCGTATGATCAAGCAAGCTGACGAGCTGCTTTATGTCGGTAAGCGAAATGGTAAAAATATCGTTATGAGTGCGGATTACGATCCAAAAGGATAA
- a CDS encoding TRAP transporter large permease, whose translation MTIAFLFILLFALMLIGVPVAVSLGTSTVLTMIFFTDIDIATIPQLIFDGINKFSLMAIPMFILAGNLLSKGGSARRIIDFAKSMVGHLPGGLPMSAIFACIIFAAVSGSSPATVVAIGSIMFAAIKEAGYPKEYAVGGITTAGSLGILIPPSVVMIVYGVTAEVSIGKLFMAGVVPGLMLGGMMLAQTYVGAKKLGFKATKAEPFKVRVQKFAKAFWALLIVVVVIGGIYGGIFTPTEAAAASAVYALFISLFIYRDIKIKDLWDICLDSALTTAMIFFIIANAVVFAYLLTSEQIPQAIASMILDANIGMIGFLIFVNILLFIMGQFMEPSSVIMIMVPLLLPIATQLGVDPIHFGIILVVNMEIGMVTPPVGLNLFVASGLTNMNLKEVIMACLPWTLTLFFGLILVTYIPQISLWLPNIMYGH comes from the coding sequence ATGACAATAGCATTTTTATTTATCCTGCTTTTTGCACTGATGCTAATAGGCGTGCCAGTCGCGGTTTCGCTAGGCACAAGCACCGTTTTAACGATGATATTTTTTACAGACATAGACATCGCTACGATCCCGCAGCTAATTTTTGATGGTATCAATAAATTTTCACTAATGGCGATCCCGATGTTTATTTTGGCTGGAAATTTACTAAGCAAAGGCGGCTCAGCAAGGCGTATCATCGACTTTGCAAAGTCTATGGTCGGACACTTGCCAGGTGGCTTGCCTATGAGCGCGATATTTGCCTGCATCATCTTTGCAGCCGTCTCTGGAAGCTCACCTGCGACGGTTGTGGCCATTGGCTCAATTATGTTTGCAGCTATAAAAGAGGCTGGCTATCCAAAAGAGTACGCAGTGGGCGGCATAACTACGGCTGGCTCGCTTGGAATTTTGATCCCACCTTCAGTTGTTATGATAGTTTATGGTGTAACTGCTGAGGTTAGTATCGGCAAGCTCTTTATGGCTGGCGTCGTACCTGGTCTTATGCTTGGTGGCATGATGCTTGCGCAAACCTACGTTGGAGCAAAAAAGCTTGGATTTAAAGCGACTAAGGCTGAGCCATTTAAAGTAAGAGTGCAGAAATTTGCAAAAGCATTTTGGGCGCTACTTATCGTTGTTGTGGTCATTGGCGGAATTTATGGAGGCATATTCACTCCGACTGAAGCTGCTGCGGCAAGTGCTGTTTATGCGCTATTTATCTCACTTTTTATCTATAGAGATATAAAGATAAAAGATCTTTGGGACATCTGCCTAGACTCAGCCCTTACAACAGCTATGATATTTTTCATCATCGCAAATGCCGTTGTTTTTGCATATTTGCTAACTAGCGAGCAGATCCCGCAAGCGATCGCTTCGATGATACTTGACGCAAATATCGGCATGATAGGATTTTTGATATTTGTAAATATCTTGCTCTTTATCATGGGTCAGTTTATGGAGCCTTCAAGCGTTATCATGATCATGGTGCCGCTCTTACTTCCGATAGCTACGCAGCTTGGCGTTGATCCTATTCACTTTGGTATCATCTTGGTTGTAAATATGGAGATAGGTATGGTGACTCCGCCTGTTGGACTAAATTTATTTGTCGCAAGCGGTCTTACAAATATGAACTTAAAAGAGGTCATCATGGCGTGCTTGCCATGGACGCTGACCTTGTTCTTTGGCCTTATCTTGGTTACTTATATACCGCAAATTTCACTTTGGCTACCAAACATAATGTATGGACATTAA